The proteins below are encoded in one region of Triticum aestivum cultivar Chinese Spring chromosome 1B, IWGSC CS RefSeq v2.1, whole genome shotgun sequence:
- the LOC123107743 gene encoding uncharacterized protein C24H6.02c, whose translation MAATAAAYSCSAAAAALPFPGSPFARRSPPSRVHLASSNPKLGKPVPSLRASYRRRRPHVRACSSEVDPDASAASPAEASFDIKLPRRSLLVQFTCTKCDARTERLINRVAYERGTVFLQCAGCQVYHKFVDNLGLIVEYDLREENGVNTCAED comes from the exons ATGGCGGCGACGGCTGCGGCGTACAgctgctcggcggcggcggcggcgctgccgttCCCGGGGAGCCCCTTCGCCCGTCGCTCGCCCCCGTCCCGCGTTCACCTCGCCTCCTCCAATCCCAAGCTCGGGAAGCCCGTTCCCAG CCTGAGAGCTTCATATCGTCGAAGGCGACCGCATGTCCGCGCGTGCTCCAGCGAGGTTGATCCGGACGCCTCGGCAGCGTCACCGGCA GAAGCTAGTTTTGATATAAAGCTTCCTAGAAGAAGCTTGCTTGTTCAGTTTACATGTACTAAATGTGATGCAAGGACAGAGCGTTTGATAAACAGGGTGGCCTATGAAAGAGGAACCGTGTTTCTTCAG TGCGCTGGGTGCCAGGTGTATCACAAGTTTGTTGACAATCTTGGCCTAATTGTCGAGTATGACCTACGAGAAGAAAA